The Vibrio penaeicida sequence GATCATCAGTCAGTAAAAAGATCTCGCAGCTAGAGTCATTAGTTGAACAACGGTTAATACAAAGAACCACCCGCAAACTCGTGCTGACCGAAAGTGGAAACAAGCTACTGAAGTTGTCTGAAGGGATACCAAATATTCTCAATGACATAGAAGAGTTTGTGTCTGATTTCCAAGAAGCACCTGTCGGGAAAGTAAAAGTAAGTTGCTCAACCTTAATTGGTCATCAATACCTGCTTCCGCACATAAAATTGCTCAGAGATAAGTACCCCAAAATAACGCTTGAGCTGAGCTTTAACGACAGCTATGTCGATTTGGTTGAGGAACGGGTAGACATTGCAATTCGTGTTGGCAACCTACCAGACTCTCCTATGCTGGCAAGGAAAATAGGTGATAAGAGCTTGGTTTGCGTAGCCAGTCCAGACTATTTACTTACTCATGGAACGCCTTCTTCCCCTGAAGAGCTGGATGTACACCAGTGCTTAGTGTTTAAGAGCAAAAGCAGCAACCACAGCTACTGGCACTTTCAGAATTCGGAAGGAAGTACACACCCTATTCCGATTCGCGAAACTCTGATTTGTGATGATGCCCGAGCACTGATTGATATGGTGAAATCAGGATTAGGCATCACGATGGTTGACCCCAATCTAATTCGAAATGAAATGAGTACGGGAGAACTTATCCAAATTCTGGAGCCATTCAATGTTACCTGTACTCAACCCGTTCAACTATTGTGTTTAGGCAGAGCCACTCGTTCTAAAGCCGCTAAAGTTATTTGGGAAGAACTGGCGAATATACTGCCGTCGCACTTTCAGTAAAATTCAGACAATAAAAAAGCGCTCATCAGAGCGCTTTAACTAATCAAATATCAACCTATATTAGACTAGGTCACTACTAGCGACTAAATCTGAGGCGTTTCCGTTGTCACCCCGTGGTTTTGTCCACGATGACGAAGCAAGTGGTCCAGCAAAACGATGGCTAGCATAGCTTCTGCAATAGGTACGGCACGGATACCAACACAAGGGTCATGACGCCCCTTAGTAATCAGTTGAGTAGGCTCACCTTTCCGAGTAATGGTTTCACCCGGAACGGTAATGCTTGATGTCGGCTTAAGTGCAATATTCGCAACCACATCTTGTCCTGTCGAAATCCCACCTAAAATGCCACCAGCATGATTACTGGAAAACCCTTCCGGTGTAAGTGGATCACGGTGTTCGCTGCCTTTCTGGTTTACTACCTCGAACCCATCACCAATTTCAACGCCCTTTACAGCGTTAATGCTCATCAACGCATGAGCGATATCGGCGTCTAAGCGGTCAAATATTGGCTCACCTAACCCAACAGGTACTTGCGTTGCAACCACTTGGATCTTAGCACCAATTGAATCACCTTCTTTCTTGAGGTCTCGGATCAGTTGATCAAACTCTTCAATTTTATCGACGTCAGGGCAGAAGAATGGATTGTTTTCAATTTCGTTCCAATCAACCTTATCGATCTTCACATCACCCATTTGGGAAAGGTAGGCACGGACTTCAACACCAAACTCTTTCTTAAGGTACTTTTTAGCCACAGCACCCGCCGCAACACGCATCGCAGTTTCACGAGCAGAGGAACGGCCTCCGCCTCTGTAATCGCGAACACCGTACTTTTGGTGGTAAGTATAATCGGCGTGACCCGGGCGGAACTTGTCTTTGATTTCGGAGTAATCTTTTGAGCGTTGGTCAGTATTTTCAATCAACAAGCCAATGGATGTGCCCGTTGTTTGACCTTCAAATACGCCCGACAAAATTTTCACTTCATCCGGTTCACGTCTTTGCGTGGTATAGCGAGACGTGCCAGGACGGCGACGATCTAAATCCACCTGCAGGTCGGCTTCACTTAGCTCTAGACCCGGAGGGCATCCGTCGATGACACAACCCAGTGCCAAACCATGGCTTTCACCGAATGTCGTTACACGAAAATGTTGTCCAATGCTGTTTCCTGCCATTTACTTCCTCTGTTTTGAAAGACATTTCACCTCTTTTTAAAGGCTTCATCCCTGTCTTTCGTTCAAACCTGTCATTTTTCGTGATTTCATAGTCGCTTTATAGGCAGGCGTTGTAAACCCCTTGCTAGCAAAAATAAAAAAAACACCAGTATCAAACTGGCGTTTTAAATATTAAATCAATAAGTTAACCGTTACGACTAATCTTTATAGATAGCGAACTCTTCTGCATGCTCTAGCATTTGTGCTCGGGTAATCATAAATACGCCATGACCACCATTTTCAAAATCAATCCATGTGAATGGCATGTCTGGGTACTGGTTTATCATGTGAATCATGGAATTACCAACTTCACAAATCAGAATGCCATCGTCGGTTAGGTAATCTGGTGCATTCGCTAGAATACGTCGAACCAACTTCAACCCATCCGTTCCTGCTGCCAAGCCAAGCTCCGGTTCGTGAGTAAACTCTTCAGGCAAGCTATTCATGTCTTCTTCATCCACATAAGGAGGATTCGAAACAATAAGGTTGTATTTGTCTTTTGGTAGGTCACGGAATAAGTCAGAGCGGATTGGGAAAACCTGCTGTTCCATTCCATGGTCTTGAACATTTTGCTCTGCGACTTCTAACGCATCAGAAGAGATATCAATCGCATCCACTTCCGCATCAGGGAACGCATGAGCACAAGCAATCGCAATGCACCCGCTACCCGTGCACAAATCCATAATGCGTGTTGGCTCTTCCACCAACCAAGGTTGGAACTGAGCTTCGATCAACTCGCCAATAGGAGAACGAGGCACTAATACACGCTCATCAACAAAGAACTCCAACCCGCAGAACCAAGCTTTATTGGTTAAATAAGCAGTTGGCGTTCGATCATTTATGCGTTTTACCACTCGCTCAACGATACGTAATCGTTCGCTGCTGGTTAAGCGGGAATTCAGTACATGAGAAGGCACATCGATTGGCAAGTAGAGTGTCGGTAATATCAATTGAACTGCTTCATCCCAAGCGTTATCCGTGCCGTGACCATAAAAAAGACCGGCGGCGTTAAAGCGACTGACTGTCCAACGAATCATATCTTGAAGCGAATGAAGTTCAGAAACCGCTTCATCTACAAAAATCTTATCCAAATTTGCCTCCGAAAAGCGCTACAATACTGCATATTTCAAATTTTTAAGAATCTCATGAGCCAGAACGACAACGATAAGGATGACGGCTTTGACCTGTTTCGAGACGCAGTAAAGGGCGTAAAAAAGTTGCAACAGGATACCATAGTCCAGCAACCAAACAGAAACTCAAAACAGAAAGAAGCCGTAAGAGTAAAGCGAGAAGCATCCGACAATGAATTTTTCTTCTCGGATGAGTTTATCCCTCACCTAGATGAAGATGGACCGACTCGTTATGCGCGTTCTGATGTATCGAAGTTTGAGGTGAAAAGGTTACGACGCGGCGTCTATGTGCCGGATGTGTATTTGGATATGCATGGTATGACTCAACAAGAAGCCAAACGCGAACTGGGCGCAATGATTTCTCATTGTATAAAGGAAAGCGTGCATTGTGCTTGTGTCATGCACGGAATCGGTAAGCATATATTGAAGCAAAAAGTGCCTGTCTGGCTGGCACAACACCCAGATGTAATGGCATACCACCAAGCTCCATTGGAATTTGGCGGCGATGGCGCACTGTTAGTCTTACTCAGTATTCCGGATAAATAACCTCTTACCCAGAGTTCAAGTCAAGTCGCTTCAAAAAAATTTAAGGGTGAATATGCCAAAGCATTTCACCCTTTCTCTTTTCTAAATCAAAATCGATGCACACTAAACCCGACGTTGGAAACATAGGCGGTGTCATGTCAGACACGAACTCAGCCGTTAGGTAACCGACCAGCGGTAAATGTGATACTAACAAAACGGATTCAAGATTCTGCACTTGTGCGGCAGCGCAAATGTACTCGAAGACATAATCTGATTTGCCATAAGGCGTAATGTCGTCACTCGTTTCTTGATCGGATGTGGTTAGATATTGTTTGATGGCGTTCCATGTTTGCTGAGCACGCAAATAAGGGCTAACCAAGACTTTACTAAATTCTGCTTCACCCTGCTCGGCACAAGCCTTAGCGACCAAAACAGATTGATTGACTCCACGAGAAGTCAGGGCTCTTTCAGCATCACTGTTGGCAAACGTTTCTGCCTCTCCGTGACGCATAATAAATATTTTCATTCGGTTGTACCCGTTTGTATGCCGAACCACTTTTATCGGCTTCTTTGTTTTTGTTTCGATCTACGGGGCAGCACGCATCAATGAATTGAACCGAACTGCTCTTTAATTATATCAAGTCAATGCCCAAAGACTCTGACTTCGTTAACAATCTATTAAAAAATGACAGCTTTTGGTTTGCAGCACGCATTTAGGCAG is a genomic window containing:
- a CDS encoding LysR family transcriptional regulator, which codes for MNTHKLLPYLPIFRLVAIKGSFQGAANDLNLPRSSVSKKISQLESLVEQRLIQRTTRKLVLTESGNKLLKLSEGIPNILNDIEEFVSDFQEAPVGKVKVSCSTLIGHQYLLPHIKLLRDKYPKITLELSFNDSYVDLVEERVDIAIRVGNLPDSPMLARKIGDKSLVCVASPDYLLTHGTPSSPEELDVHQCLVFKSKSSNHSYWHFQNSEGSTHPIPIRETLICDDARALIDMVKSGLGITMVDPNLIRNEMSTGELIQILEPFNVTCTQPVQLLCLGRATRSKAAKVIWEELANILPSHFQ
- the aroC gene encoding chorismate synthase produces the protein MAGNSIGQHFRVTTFGESHGLALGCVIDGCPPGLELSEADLQVDLDRRRPGTSRYTTQRREPDEVKILSGVFEGQTTGTSIGLLIENTDQRSKDYSEIKDKFRPGHADYTYHQKYGVRDYRGGGRSSARETAMRVAAGAVAKKYLKKEFGVEVRAYLSQMGDVKIDKVDWNEIENNPFFCPDVDKIEEFDQLIRDLKKEGDSIGAKIQVVATQVPVGLGEPIFDRLDADIAHALMSINAVKGVEIGDGFEVVNQKGSEHRDPLTPEGFSSNHAGGILGGISTGQDVVANIALKPTSSITVPGETITRKGEPTQLITKGRHDPCVGIRAVPIAEAMLAIVLLDHLLRHRGQNHGVTTETPQI
- the prmB gene encoding 50S ribosomal protein L3 N(5)-glutamine methyltransferase, giving the protein MDKIFVDEAVSELHSLQDMIRWTVSRFNAAGLFYGHGTDNAWDEAVQLILPTLYLPIDVPSHVLNSRLTSSERLRIVERVVKRINDRTPTAYLTNKAWFCGLEFFVDERVLVPRSPIGELIEAQFQPWLVEEPTRIMDLCTGSGCIAIACAHAFPDAEVDAIDISSDALEVAEQNVQDHGMEQQVFPIRSDLFRDLPKDKYNLIVSNPPYVDEEDMNSLPEEFTHEPELGLAAGTDGLKLVRRILANAPDYLTDDGILICEVGNSMIHMINQYPDMPFTWIDFENGGHGVFMITRAQMLEHAEEFAIYKD
- the smrB gene encoding endonuclease SmrB — translated: MSQNDNDKDDGFDLFRDAVKGVKKLQQDTIVQQPNRNSKQKEAVRVKREASDNEFFFSDEFIPHLDEDGPTRYARSDVSKFEVKRLRRGVYVPDVYLDMHGMTQQEAKRELGAMISHCIKESVHCACVMHGIGKHILKQKVPVWLAQHPDVMAYHQAPLEFGGDGALLVLLSIPDK
- the sixA gene encoding phosphohistidine phosphatase SixA; the protein is MKIFIMRHGEAETFANSDAERALTSRGVNQSVLVAKACAEQGEAEFSKVLVSPYLRAQQTWNAIKQYLTTSDQETSDDITPYGKSDYVFEYICAAAQVQNLESVLLVSHLPLVGYLTAEFVSDMTPPMFPTSGLVCIDFDLEKRKGEMLWHIHP